In Aspergillus nidulans FGSC A4 chromosome II, a single window of DNA contains:
- a CDS encoding co-chaperone SGT1 (transcript_id=CADANIAT00004319) gives MESPPISNIQQRAWSHGTRLSLPPISHSFVLQFRIVYYLRPFTRFSSADYCTISSSRIRPHSQTYSIVTSFLIHNMNAASQGDAALAKSDFVSALQHYTRALCELPRAPAYYIKRSIAYLRLKPADGGPNVKNALRDAEIAVILARERAKRDLICSAQMRRAIALYQMERYGDAAFLFGLLEEKVLGDKKEGGDAADKVKDVMNASKASGPMKGVAQELQIWLMKINAKLGGLEDGDERMKVTVEEVPVGVKVPSDKELKKQWEAMKSGNISGENTSAGAGPVAGKKETEETSAEAVKEKAAPPVSAPPQTQDKIRHEWYQSNDSVVVTLYAKGVDKEKVDAEIKSDSVSVQFPLPSGADYAFNLDPLFASIDESASKVTTFSTKIELVLRKQVPGQKWGSLESSSTDIKSSTITPTAASSAPKSAPSYPTSSRHGTKDWDKLASTLTAKKSKKPRAKQDEKAKEKTEGEDEEDSDNEGSVDSEYGGDPVDGFFKKLYAGADEDTRRAMVKSFVESNGTSLSTNWGEVGKGKVEPYPAND, from the exons ATGGAATCGCCTCCAATTTCTAACATACAACAAAGAGCTTGGAGCCACGGGACAAGACTTTCTCTACCTCCCATTTCTCattcttttgttcttcaatTCCGCATAGTCTATTATCTCCGACCATTCACACGCTTTTCCTCCGCTGACTACTGCACAATCTCGAGCAGTCGAATCAGACCCCACTCCCAAACTTATTCAATAGTAACCAGCTTTTTAATCCATAATATGAACGCCGCATCCCAGGGTGACGCGGCTCTCGCGAAGTCTGACTTTGTGAGCGCACTTCAGCACTACACTCGAGCTCTTTGCGAACTTCCCCGCGCCCCAGCTTATTACATCAAACGTTCGATCGCATACCTCCGCCTAAAGCCCGCAGACGGCGGCCCGAACGTCAAGAATGCACTTCGCGATGCTGAAATTGCCGTAATCCTTGCACGTGAGCGTGCGAAGCGTGACCTCATCTGCTCTGCACAGATGAGGAGGGCTATAGCCCTTTACCAGATGGAGAGATATGGGGATGCGGCGTTTCTATTCGGGTtattggaggagaaggtgctTGGAGACAAGAAAGAAGGTGGGGATGCGGCTGACAAGGTGAAGGATGTTATGAATGCGTCGAAGGCGTCGGGGCCAATGAAGGGGGTTGCGCAGGAGCTGCAGATTTGGCTAATGAAGATCAATGCGAAGCTTGGCGGTTTagaggatggggatgagaGGATGAAGGTTACCGTTGAAGAAGTTCCGGTTGGTGTGAAGGTGCCGTCGGAcaaggagttgaagaagcagtggGAGGCCATGAAATCTGGGAACATTAGCGGTGAGAATACcagtgctggtgctggcccTGTTGCAGGCAAAAAGGAAACCGAGGAAACGAGTGCTGAGGCTGtgaaggaaaaggctgctCCTCCAGTTTCAGCTCCACCTCAGACACAAGACAAAATCCGGCATGAGTGGTATCAGTCAAACGACTCTGTTGTCGTGACGCTCTACGCTAAAGGCGTGGACAAGGAGAAAGTGGATGCAGAAATCAAGAGTGACTCG GTATCTGTACAATTTCCCCTCCCGTCGGGTGCAGACTACGCTTTCAATCTCGAccccctcttcgcctccatcGACGAATCCGCTTCCAAAGTCACCACATTCTCAACCAAAATTGAACTCGTCCTGCGCAAGCAGGTTCCCGGTCAGAAATGGGGCTCTCTCGAATCATCGTCTACCGATATTAAGTCTTCTACTATCACTCCTACCGCTGCCTCTTCCGCCCCAAAATCCGCTCCATCTTACCCAACTTCCTCGCGCCATGGCACCAAAGACTGGGACAAGCTTGCTTCAACTCTCACGGCAAAGAAATCAAAGAAACCTCGTGCAAAACAGGATGAAAAGGCCAAGGAAAAGACCGAGggtgaagacgaagaagactcTGATAACGAGGGGTCCGTAGATTCTGAGTATGGCGGAGACCCCGTAGAtgggttcttcaagaaactATACGCAGGGGCGGATGAGGACACTCGCCGTGCCATGGTGAAGAGTTTTGTTGAGAGCAATGGAACCTCCTTAAGCACGAACTGGGGAGAGGTGGGCAAGGGCAAAGTGGAACCTTACCCAGCTAACGACTGA
- a CDS encoding terpene cyclase/mutase family protein (transcript_id=CADANIAT00004318) codes for MPDHIGRWKNGGHLSPDANGDLKTDYSRWRLLDDDGRQTWHYLETDEENHEWPQSIADKYFLGLPTGLPQLPKAKTPMQCAENGLEFFSKLQLPPGNWACEYGGPMFLLPGLIITYYVTNTPIPPEYATEIIRYLFARQHPEDGGWGLHIEAHSSVFGTSMNYVVLRLLGVGEDDPRMIKARGLLHSFGGAVYGPHWSKFWLSILGVMDWDCVNPVPPELWFVTVNIAALDVRANLNRLLPDWVPFAPWRWWIHMRQVFLPMSYLWSKKFTYPLTPLTKQLRHELYTQPYDSIDFASHRNSIHKADNYYPKTWLLNSLNSLLVNVWNPFFRTSAIVKRAEDWTWELIRMEDENTDYAGLGPVNNPMNMIACLVHDGPDSYSVRRHRERLHDYMWMKDEGMLMNGTNGVQVWDTAFITQAIVVAGFADDPKWRPMLTKALGFLDAHQLRENVPNQEKCYRQHRKGAWPFSNKTQGYTVSDCTAEGLRSTIQLQEMHNFPKMISEERLKDSVDCLLLMQNPSGGFTEYETTRGSPKIEWLNAAEVFGGIMIGYDYPECTTASVTALSLFSKFYPNYRAEEIKAAKDKAVKYIKRVQRADGSWYGSWGICFTYAAMFALESLASIGETYETSNYARRGCEFLISKQKEDGGWGESYLSSEKHVYVQHEKSQVCQTAWACLALMEAGYPHKEPLQKAMKLIMSRQQPNGEWLQEAIEGVFNQSCMISYPNYKFYWPIRALGLYSRKFGNEELQ; via the exons ATGCCAGACCACATTGGGCGCTGGAAAAACGGAGGCCACCTTTCCCCTGACGCTAACGGCGATCTTAAAACCGACTACTCAAGATGGCGATTGctagatgatgatggccgCCAAACATGGCATTACCTTGAAACTGATGAGGAAAACCATGAATGGCCCCAATCAATTGCTGACAAGTATTTTCTGGGGCTTCCTACG GGCCTTCCACAGCTGCCTAAAGCCAAGACTCCCATGCAATGTGCTGAGAATGGCCTGGAattcttctccaagttgCAGCTGCCTCCAGGCAACTGGGCATGCGAGTATGGGGGTCCAATGTTTCTCCTTCCGGGGCTGATCATCACATACTATGTCACCAATACACCCATCCCGCCAGAGTATGCGACTGAAATTATCAGGTATCTCTTTGCCCGGCAACACCCGGAAGACGGTGGCTGGGGGCTGCACATTGAGGCTCATAGCTCGGTCTTCGGCACGAGCATGAATTATGTCGTGCTGCGCCTTTTAGGcgttggcgaggatgatCCTCGAATGATCAAGGCTCGAGGGCTGCTGCATAGCTTTGGCGGTGCCGTCTATGGACCTCACTGGTCTAAATTCTGGCTCAGTATACTTGGTGTCATGGACTGGGATTGTGTAAATCCTGTCCCCCCTGAGCTCTGGTTTGTGACTGTCAATATTGCGGCTCTTGATGTTAGGGCTAATCTCAATAGGCTACTTCCCGACTGGGTACCTTTCGCTCCCTGGCGCTGGTGGATTCATATGCGCCAGGTGTTTTTGCCCATGTCATACCTATGGTCTAAGAAGTTCACGTACCCGTTGACTCCTCTCACCAAGCAGTTAAGACATGAACTGTACACGCAGCCCTACGACTCTATTGACTTTGCCAGTCATCGAAACTCGATTCACAAAGCCGACAATTACTACCCTAAGACGTGGCTCCTGAATTCACTGAATTCGCTACTTGTCAATGTCTGGAACCCGTTCTTTCGAACATCGGCCATAGTCAAGCGTGCGGAAGATTGGACGTGGGAGCTGATACGTATGGAAGACGAGAATACCGACTATGCCGGACTTGGGCCTGTAAACAACCCCATGAACATGATTGCCTGCCTAGTCCATGATGGGCCGGACAGTTACTCAGTACGACGGCATCGGGAACGCTTGCACGACTACATGTGGATGAAAGACGAAGGCATGCTGATGAATGGAACCAACGGGGTCCAGGTTTGGGATACAGCTTTTATCACACAGGCTATAGTTGTGGCCGGGTTTGCTGATGATCCAAAATGGCGCCCAATGCTTACCAAAGCCCTAGGGTTTCTAGATGCACACCAGCTCCGAGAGAACGTTCCCAATCAAGAAAAGTGCTACCGTCAACACCGAAAAGGAGCGTGGCCGTTCAGCAACAAGACTCAGGGCTACACAGTCAGTGACTGCACTGCGGAGGGTCTACGGTCAACGATTCAGCTCCAGGAGATGCATAATTTCCCAAAAATGATCTCGGAAGAACGCCTCAAGGACAGCGTGGAttgcttgttgttgatgcaGAATCCTTCAGGTGGCTTCACCGAGTATGAAACTACCCGCGGCTCCCCAAAGATCGAATGGTTAAATGCTGCGGAGGTTTTTGGCGGTATCATGATTGGCTATGACTACCCCGAATGTACCACCGCATCAGTTACCGCGCTCTCATTATTCAGCAAGTTCTACCCTAACTATCGTGCCGAAGAGATCAAAGCCGCAAAAGATAAAGCTGTGAAGTATATCAAGCGAGTGCAGAGAGCAGATGGAAGCTGGTACGGATCTTGGGGTATCTGCTTTACTTATGCGGCCATGTTCGCCCTCGAGAGTCTGGCAAGCATTGGAGAGACTTACGAGACCAGCAATTATGCTCGCCGTGGCTGTGAGTTCCTGATTTCAAAGCAaaaggaggatggaggctgGGGAGAGTCATATCTCAGCAGTGAGAAGCACGTCTACGTACAACACGAGAAGTCCCAAGTTTGCCAGACGGCTTGGGCGTGCCTCGCTCTGATGGAGGCAGGTTACCCCCATAAAGAGCCACTACAAAAGGCGATGAAGCTCATAATGTCCCGACAACAACCAAACGGCGAGTGGTTACAAGAGGCCATTGAGGGAGTGTTCAACCAGTCTTG CATGATTTCTTATCCCAACTACAAGTTTTATTGGCCCATTCGTGCCCTTGGCTTGTACAGCAGGAAGTTCGGGAACGAGGAGCTGCAGTAA
- a CDS encoding putative SIR2 family histone deacetylase (transcript_id=CADANIAT00004320), whose translation MISEVFGALPVIILSAKHVYYCSMTAPAIRIPFTGPLPPPIIVPASASSVSGAIDAFLNFLTAPPSPYLRGVDVGRNSQTVLLTGAGISVASGLSDYRGENGTYVTNKRYRPIYFHEFATRHESRKRYWARSFIGWPGLLKAKPNSTHWAIRDLGVKGYVSSVITQNVDSFHSIAHPEIPSIELHGYLRSVVCLSCRNQFPRSEFQKSLERLNPSWAEFLARMVDIGALDTDNPEEQRRRGLKLNPDGDVELPEAPYSTFRYPSCSTCLEKPPRLADGTPARVEVEKDGAWLPTSEAGILKPAVIMFGENIEPPVKLAAEEAIDDAGRLLVLGTSLATYSAWRLVERAYKRGMPIGIINIGGVRNESVLLKEADKGSDFLARYTRCSLHSDAILPSVASQLPSLSR comes from the coding sequence ATGATTTCTGAAGTATTTGGAGCTTTGCCCGTTATCATACTTAGTGCTAAACATGTGTACTACTGCTCGATGACAGCCCCAGCGATCCGAATACCCTTTACCGGCCCGTTGCCTCCACCGATCATCGTTCCAGCGTCCGCTAGCTCAGTGTCTGGGGCAATTGATGCCTTCCTTAACTTCCTGACCGCCCCACCGTCTCCCTACCTGCGCGGAGTTGATGTCGGACGGAATTCCCAGACCGTCCTTTTGACTGGAGCCGGGATTTCAGTAGCGTCTGGATTGTCCGATTACCGAGGAGAGAACGGCACCTATGTGACGAATAAGAGATACCGTCCGATTTACTTCCATGAGTTCGCGACGCGACATGAATCCAGGAAGAGATACTGGGCTCGCAGCTTCATCGGATGGCCGGGGCTTCTGAAGGCGAAGCCGAACTCGACTCACTGGGCGATTAGAGATCTAGGCGTCAAAGGCTACGTTAGCTCTGTAATTACGCAGAATGTGGATTCCTTTCATTCAATCGCTCATCCTGAGATTCCGTCGATTGAACTTCACGGGTATTTGAGATCCGTTGTCTGTTTGAGCTGCCGTAACCAGTTTCCGAGGTCCGAGTTTCAAAAGTCTCTCGAGAGGCTTAATCCGTCCTGGGCAGAGTTCTTAGCGAGGATGGTCGATATAGGGGCTCTTGACACGGACAACCCAGAGGAACAAAGGCGCAGAGGATTGAAACTCAACCCGGACGGAGACGTTGAGCTTCCAGAGGCACCGTACTCCACATTTCGCTACCCTTCATGTTCAACTTGTCTAGAAAAGCCTCCTCGACTTGCGGATGGTACTCCAGCCAgagttgaggttgagaaagACGGCGCCTGGCTGCCGACCTCGGAGGCAGGTATCCTGAAACCTGCGGTAATCATGTTCGGAGAGAACATTGAGCCGCCAGTGAAGTtggctgcagaagaagccattGACGACGCGGGGAGATTGCTAGTACTCGGCACCTCTCTAGCCACATACTCCGCATGGAGGTTAGTGGAAAGAGCCTATAAGAGAGGAATGCCCATTGGCATCATAAATATCGGAGGCGTTCGAAACGAATCCGTTCTCCTCAAGGAAGCAGACAAAGGCAGCGATTTTTTGGCACGGTACACTCGCTGCAGTCTTCATTCGGACGCAATTCTGCCCTCTGTTGCATCTCAACTTCCTAGCCTTTCGCGCTAG
- a CDS encoding putative meiosis-specific topoisomerase Spo11 (transcript_id=CADANIAT00004317) — protein MDSLLQPPFSPKQRVQKYLENTLTTVLTQLNISKPGEGEGDATITLKRRITSPTTTVFRIDSSTGALQAVRAETTVTYSFPGKDGYEAWRFTAKGLVAGYYRVTTVRDEVIDARESTEDCLIPRVQDIADLDISDVKWILIIEKEAVFRRLVRNNFHNHTIVGKGILITGKGYPDLATRSFVRRIFQSTFPRSTLTQAPPFYILADGDPDGIAIMSTYKYGSMAHTRENERLNLPCLQWLGLRISEIIGGLESDADETLMSLTRRDRRKIGTMLKRSPIWAVDGPEAEWRVELQRMLILNVKAEIEILYDRAGGLEGWIDRHMKTQGQ, from the exons ATGgattctcttctccaaccacCATTTAGCCCAAAACAGCGCGTGCAGAAATACCTCGAAAACACCCTCACAACAGTGTTAACCCAACTCAATATCTCCAAGCCCGgagagggcgaaggagatgCAACCATAACACTCAAGCGAAGGATAACAAGCCCGACTACCACTGTCTTCCGTATCGACTCCTCAACCGGCGCACTCCAGGCAGTCCGAGCAGAAACAACTGTCACCTACTCGTTCCCAGGGAAAGATGGATATGAAGCGTGGAGATTCA CTGCGAAGGGTCTCGTAGCAGGATATTATCGAGTGACAACGGTGAGGGACGAGGTTATTGATGCACGGGAATCGACGGAA GATTGCCTTATCCCAAGGGTACAGGACATAGCGGATCTGGATATTTCAGATGTCAAGTGGATCCTGatcattgagaaggag GCTGTCTTTCGTCGTCTCGTCCGAAACAACTTCCATAACCATACCATAGTAGGAAAAGGAATCCTAATTACG GGGAAAGGCTATCCGGACCTTGCAACCCGCTCTTTCGTTCGCAGGATCTTTCAAAGTACATTCCCACGATCGACCCTGACCCAAGCTCCCCCCTTCTATATCCTCGCCGATGGTGATCCGGATGGGATAGCCATAATGTCAACATACAAATACGGCTCTATGGCGCACACACGAGAGAATGAACGGCTGaaccttccttgtctgcaGTGGCTAGGGCTACGCATCTCCGAGATAATTGGAGGCTTAGAGTCTGACGCGGACGAGACCCTAATGTCGCTAACAAGGAGGGATAGGAGAAAGATTGGGACCATGTTGAAACGGAGTCCGATTTGGGCAGTAGATGGGCCTGAGGCAGAATGGCGGGTGGAGTTGCAGCGCATGCTGATCCTGAATGTTAAAGCTGAGATTGAGATACTGTACGACCGTGCCGGCGGGCTCGAGGGGTGGATTGATCGTCATATGAAAACACAGGGGCAGTAA
- a CDS encoding cyclin-dependent serine/threonine-protein kinase phoA (transcript_id=CADANIAT00004321) has product MTSQRPTSSSSSLLDIVANLASPKSLLFNAHHTNPPPSLPSQRAPTMDKSQQPSSFQQLEKLGEGTYATVFKGRNRQTGELVALKEIHLDSEEGTPSTAIREISLMKELKHESIVSLYDVIHTENKLMLVFEYMDKDLKKYMDTRGDRGQLDQATIKSFMHQLMSGIAFCHDNRVLHRDLKPQNLLINKKGQLKLGDFGLARAFGIPVNTFSNEVVTLWYRAPDVLLGSRTYNTSIDIWSAGCIMAELYTGRPLFPGTTNEDQLQKIFRLMGTPSERSWPGISQLPEYRANFHVYATQDLGLILPQIDPLGLDLLNRMLQLRPEMRIDAHGALQHPWFHDLPQLQAQLQQQQMAGYGGMMPPQQAY; this is encoded by the exons ATGACTTCGCAGCGgccaacatcatcctcttcctccctgctGGATATTGTCGCAAATCTCGCTTCGCCAAAGTCTTTGCTTTTTAACGCTCATCACACCAACCCCCCTCCTTCCCTGCCGTCTCAACGCGCACCAACGATGGATAAGTCGCAACAGCCCAGCTCgttccagcagctggaaaag CTCGGAGAGGGTACATATGCTACT GTCTTCAAAGGACGAAACCGGCAGACAGGCGAACTTGTCGCCCTGAAAGAAATCCACCTCGACTCCGAAGAGGGAACGCCATCAACTGCCATTCGCGAAATCTCATTGATGAAAGAGTTGAAACATGAGAGTATCGTATCACTCTACGATGTGATTCACACGGAGAACAAGCTCATGCTTGTGTTCGAATATATGGACAAGGATTTGAAAAAGTATATGGACACTCGGGGCGACCGAGGGCAGTTGGATCAAGCGACCATCAAATCGTTCATGCACCAACTTATGAGTGGTATCGCTTTTTGTCACGACAACCGAGTCCTACACCGAGATCTGAAGCCGCAGAACTTATTGATCAATAAGAAAGGGCAATTAAAGCTGGGTGATTTCGGACTTGCTCGCGCATTCGGCATTCCCGTGAACACATTTTCAAATGAAGTCGTGACGCTTTGGTATCGTGCTCCCGACGTCCTTCTCGGCAGCAGGACATATAATACAAGTATCGATATCTGGTCGGCTGGCTGTATCATGGCAGAGCTATATACAGGCCGCCCCTTGTTTCCGGGAACAACCAATGAGGACCAACTGCAGAAGATTTTCCGCCTGATGGGGACACCCTCTGAACGCTCTTGGCcagggatctcccagctgcCGGAGTACAGGGCCAATTTCCACGTATACGCAACACAGGACCTTGGCCTCATCCTTCCCCAAATTGACCCGCTCGGTCTCGATCTGTTAAACCGAATGCTGCAACTCCGACCGGAGATGCGAATTGACGCCCATGGCGCTCTGCAGCATCCATGGTTCCATGACCTTCCGCAGCTCCAGGCACAgttgcagcaacagcaaatgGCCGGATATGGAGGGATGATGCCACCGCAACAAGCGTATTAG